A region of Flammeovirga agarivorans DNA encodes the following proteins:
- a CDS encoding sulfatase-like hydrolase/transferase produces MKLKCLLLIQILTTLITPILSFGGDGEKTNVLFIITDQQRFDALGKANVFKFLKTPTLDKLADEGAYFTNAYTPCAVCAPARTSILTGQTVENHGVRKNQYAYKNPEEGAYCDLPSFDQILVENGYYTEYLGKYHSPIHLSEGYSEFSYTVNNQNVYTLKNKKIYQEKVKEYMIAQGHKETEYDLRDKYFRNFYTPDPIDLRYKKDEDYRRHHVDNDRELKITQPDGHGQLHLPKKLSLTFYQTSTLREALKRASKQEKPFSITLSYFFPHAPMLPTKPWYGMYKTEDMPMPKSLRDTMDNVPYKNGNNRRSMPEYSDPDKVKFMMSNYFGLVSEIDHYLGTIMKDLKKYNMDKNTLVIFTSDHGEMLGSHGMREKNVFYEESAHVPLIMWYPGKIQPTQVTSPVSLIDIYPTIMEYLNVNGGKRDGQSLKTLIEGNDDRRFTVTEWDYNGPKQPNYMVVTNDGWKLLTSYAAKKPELDVLFNLNDDPHEMNNLIGKNPEAYKYKEKVEELKGYLIEWLTNSNSKRVELIKNRNISGVVKL; encoded by the coding sequence ATGAAGTTGAAGTGCTTATTACTTATACAAATCCTTACTACATTAATTACACCAATTCTATCTTTTGGTGGAGACGGCGAAAAAACTAATGTGTTATTCATTATAACTGATCAACAAAGGTTCGATGCCTTGGGCAAAGCCAATGTTTTTAAATTCTTAAAAACGCCTACCTTAGATAAATTAGCAGACGAAGGGGCCTACTTTACTAATGCCTATACTCCATGTGCTGTATGTGCACCCGCAAGAACATCTATACTCACCGGACAGACTGTCGAAAACCATGGAGTCCGAAAAAATCAATACGCCTATAAAAATCCTGAAGAAGGAGCTTATTGTGATCTGCCATCATTCGATCAAATATTAGTTGAAAATGGATATTATACAGAGTACCTAGGAAAATACCATTCGCCCATCCATTTATCGGAAGGGTATTCTGAATTTTCCTATACAGTAAATAATCAAAATGTTTATACTCTTAAAAATAAGAAAATTTATCAAGAAAAGGTAAAAGAATATATGATTGCTCAGGGACATAAGGAAACAGAGTACGATTTAAGAGATAAATACTTCAGAAACTTCTATACTCCTGATCCTATTGACCTTAGATATAAAAAAGATGAAGATTACCGCAGACATCATGTTGATAATGACAGGGAACTAAAAATTACACAACCCGATGGACATGGGCAATTACACCTTCCTAAGAAACTGAGTCTTACTTTTTATCAAACCTCGACACTAAGAGAAGCCTTAAAAAGGGCCTCTAAACAAGAGAAACCTTTTAGTATCACTCTCTCTTATTTCTTTCCTCATGCACCGATGTTACCTACAAAACCTTGGTATGGTATGTACAAAACAGAAGATATGCCCATGCCAAAGAGTTTAAGAGATACTATGGATAATGTTCCTTATAAAAATGGAAATAATAGAAGATCGATGCCAGAATATAGTGACCCTGATAAAGTAAAATTTATGATGTCAAATTATTTTGGTCTAGTCAGTGAAATTGATCACTACTTAGGAACAATCATGAAGGACCTTAAGAAATACAATATGGATAAAAATACACTAGTAATTTTCACTAGTGATCATGGTGAAATGTTAGGATCACATGGCATGAGAGAAAAAAATGTATTTTACGAGGAGTCAGCACATGTTCCACTGATTATGTGGTACCCAGGTAAAATACAACCGACTCAGGTGACTAGTCCAGTTTCACTCATCGATATTTACCCTACTATTATGGAATATCTCAACGTTAATGGAGGAAAAAGAGATGGTCAATCATTAAAAACACTGATAGAAGGAAATGATGACAGAAGATTTACTGTAACAGAATGGGATTATAATGGTCCAAAACAACCGAACTATATGGTGGTTACTAACGATGGGTGGAAATTACTAACTTCGTATGCCGCCAAAAAACCAGAGTTGGATGTCTTGTTCAATCTTAATGATGATCCTCATGAGATGAATAATTTGATTGGTAAAAATCCCGAGGCTTATAAGTACAAAGAAAAAGTAGAGGAGTTGAAAGGCTATTTAATTGAATGGCTTACAAATAGTAATTCAAAACGAGTAGAACTTATTAAAAATAGAAATATATCTGGAGTGGTTAAACTTTAG